One Rosa chinensis cultivar Old Blush chromosome 3, RchiOBHm-V2, whole genome shotgun sequence DNA window includes the following coding sequences:
- the LOC112191440 gene encoding 15.7 kDa heat shock protein, peroxisomal, translated as MADGLFGHPFRRFLWSPPVFRERWSGSTALMDWLESPTAHIFKFNVPGFRKEEIKVQIEEGNILQIKGEGGKEEANGKDIVWHVAERGTAGKSLPEFSREIELPDNVKVDQIKAQVENGVLTILVPKDATPKPSRVRNINITSKL; from the exons ATGGCTGACGGCCTATTTGGGCACCCATTCAGGCGATTCCTCTGGAGTCCTCCAGTTTTCCGAGAGCGCTGGTCCGGTTCTACGGCACTCATGGACTGGCTTGAATCCCCAACTGCCCACATATTCAAATTCAATGTTCCAG GTTTTAGGAAGGAAGAGATAAAGGTGCAGATCGAAGAAGGCAACATTTTGCAGATAAAAGGGGAAGGTGGGAAAGAGGAGGCCAATGGGAAAGACATTGTTTGGCACGTGGCGGAGAGAGGGACGGCCGGGAAATCATTACCAGAGTTTTCTCGGGAAATTGAACTGCCGGATAATGTGAAGGTGGATCAGATTAAAGCTCAGGTGGAGAATGGTGTGCTCACCATTCTTGTACCAAAAGATGCTACTCCTAAACCATCCAGGGTGCGAAATATCAATATTACCAGCAAGCTCTAA
- the LOC121052314 gene encoding protein ALP1-like: MGDSQGNGKRKDYKTWNAEESNVLLQLMDCVGAIDGTHIPATVVGREVSRYRNRHGKISQNVLAACNFDLQFIYVISGWEGSAHDSKVLNDAISRRNGLKVPPGKYYLGDCGFPNRRRFLAPFRGTRYHLKDFGGEGNHPVNAIELFNLRHASLRNVIERIFGIFKSRFTIFKSAPPFLYKTQAELVLACAGLHNFLRQECRSDEFPPEPEEDPIDNHEDNFEWDDFQTQDQQRENANEWRMSIATHMWTDAQPNANNENNDNQESENEGEE, translated from the exons ATGGGAGATTCACAAGGGAATGGTAAAAGAAAAGATTACAAAACTTGGAATGCTGAAGAGAGCAATGTTTTGCTTCAacttatg gaTTGTGTCGGAGCTATAGATGGCACGCATATTCCTGCAACGGTAGTTGGACGTGAGGTAAGCAGATATCGAAATCGCCATGGGAAGATATCACAAAATGTATTAGCAGCTTGTAACTTTGATTTACAGTTCATATATGTGATTAGTGGATGGGAGGGTTCCGCTCATGATTCAAAAGTGTTGAATGATGCGATTTCTAGACGAAATGGACTCAAAGTGCCACCAG gtaAATATTACTTAGGGGACTGCGGATTCCCAAATCGACGTCGGTTCCTAGCTCCATTTCGAGGTACTCGATATCACCTCAAAGATTttggtggtgaaggaaatcatccTGTCAATGCAATTGAGTTATTCAATCTTCGCCATGCTTCCTTGAGGAACGTAATTGAGAGAATATTTGGAATATTTAAGTCGcgtttcacaatcttcaaatcAGCACCACCATTTTTATATAAGACACAAGCAGAACTAGTTTTGGCTTGTGCAGGACTGCACAATTTTCTTCGACAGGAATGTCGTTCAGATGAATTTCCTCCTGAACCAGAAGAAGATCCGATAGACAATCACGAAGATAATTTTGAATGGGATGATTTTCAAACCCAAGATCAGCAAAGAGAGAATGCTAATGAATGGAGAATGAGTATTGCTACTCATATGTGGACAGATGCCCAACCAAAtgccaacaatgaaaacaatgacaatcaagaaagtgaaaatgaggGAGAAGAATAA